From Amycolatopsis sp. cg9, one genomic window encodes:
- a CDS encoding cytochrome P450: MTQVAADPQEFFALFAADRRPDPYPHYARWRERRPVAELAAGMFAVSGLAEATQVLRDPAFGHPEPEYLDPADRLPDQPVDESGRVVRAFLSLNPPDHTRLRRLVAKAFTPRMVERLAPRIEELTAESLARDRGEFDLMTSLAKPLPVEVIAELLGVPLDDREQFAAWSHAMARALDPPFLQRPETVEPAVKARQSFVGYFRELAARRRSEPGEDLLSALVAVSDAGDALTEGELLVTLTLLLIAGHETTTNLIGNGVLALLRHPAGLRAVADAPDRVVEEVLRYDSPVQLTARTALRDTTLGAVPVPAGSQAVVVLGAANRDPAAGPDPDEFDPARPAARHLAFGQGIHFCLGAPLARLEGRIVFRELARRLPDLRLAGPPEWNPTTTLRGLSTLPVAR; the protein is encoded by the coding sequence GTGACGCAGGTGGCAGCCGATCCGCAGGAGTTCTTCGCACTGTTCGCGGCCGATCGCCGGCCCGACCCGTACCCGCACTACGCGCGTTGGCGCGAACGCCGGCCGGTCGCCGAACTGGCCGCGGGGATGTTCGCCGTCAGCGGCCTCGCCGAAGCCACGCAGGTGCTGCGCGACCCGGCGTTCGGGCACCCGGAACCCGAGTACCTGGATCCGGCGGACCGCCTTCCGGACCAGCCGGTCGACGAGTCGGGACGCGTGGTCCGGGCGTTCCTGTCGCTGAACCCGCCCGACCACACGCGGCTGCGGCGCCTGGTGGCGAAGGCGTTCACCCCGCGGATGGTGGAGCGGCTGGCGCCGCGGATCGAAGAGCTCACGGCGGAGTCGCTCGCCCGCGACCGCGGCGAGTTCGACCTGATGACGTCGCTCGCGAAGCCGTTGCCGGTCGAGGTGATCGCCGAACTGCTGGGCGTCCCCCTGGACGACCGCGAGCAGTTCGCGGCCTGGTCGCACGCGATGGCCCGCGCACTGGACCCGCCGTTCCTGCAACGCCCGGAGACGGTCGAACCGGCGGTGAAGGCGCGGCAGTCGTTCGTCGGCTACTTCCGCGAGCTGGCGGCCCGGCGCCGGAGCGAGCCGGGGGAGGACCTGCTGTCCGCGCTGGTGGCGGTCTCCGACGCGGGGGACGCGCTCACCGAGGGCGAGCTGCTGGTGACGCTCACGCTGCTGCTGATCGCGGGCCACGAGACGACGACGAACCTGATCGGCAACGGCGTGCTGGCGCTGCTGCGCCACCCGGCGGGCCTCCGGGCCGTGGCGGACGCCCCGGACCGGGTGGTGGAGGAGGTGCTGCGCTACGACTCGCCGGTTCAGCTGACCGCGCGCACGGCGCTGCGCGACACCACGCTCGGCGCGGTCCCGGTCCCGGCGGGCAGCCAGGCGGTCGTCGTACTGGGCGCGGCCAACCGCGACCCGGCGGCGGGCCCGGACCCGGACGAGTTCGACCCGGCCCGGCCCGCGGCCCGCCACCTGGCGTTCGGCCAGGGCATCCATTTCTGCCTGGGCGCGCCGCTGGCGAGGCTGGAGGGCCGGATCGTGTTCCGCGAACTGGCCCGGCGGCTCCCGGACCTGCGA
- the secA gene encoding preprotein translocase subunit SecA, which produces MVLNRLLRAGEGKMVKRLRNIADHINTLEDDVKDLTDAELRAKTEEFRKRNGDGESLDELLPEAFAVVREAAKRVLGQRHFDVQLMGGAALHLGQVAEMKTGEGKTLTCVLPAYLNAIPGKGVHVVTTNDYLAKRDSEWMGRIHRFLGLEVGVILSEQQPDVRRSQYNADITYGTNNEFGFDYLRDNMAWSLDDCVQRGHNFAVVDEVDSILIDEARTPLIISGPADQSSRWYVEFARLAPLMQGIDTTTMGSRERTEKTNLINSKYHYEVDQRKRTVAVTEKGVRFVEDQLGIENLYEAANTPLVGYLNNALKVQELFHKDKDYIVRNGEVMIVDEFTGRILVGRRYNEGMHQAIEAKEKVEIKAENQTLATITLQNYFRLYEKLSGMTGTAETEAAEFHQTYKLGVVPIPTNRPMIRVDQADLIYKTEQAKFEAVAEDIAERHEKGQPVLVGTTSVEKSEHLSKLLVKLSVPHEVLNAKHHDREALIVARAGQKGAVTVATNMAGRGTDIVLGGNPDLIADQVLRERGLDPVEHSEEYEAAWPEVLEQVKAESKAEGEEVREAGGLYVLGTERHESRRIDNQLRGRSGRQGDPGESRFYLSLGDELMRRFNATMVERVMTTMRLPDDVPIEHKMVSKAIKSAQTQVEQINMEQRKDVLKYDEVMNEQRKVIYAERHRVLAGENLRDQIEGMLEDVVNAYVDGATANGYAEDWDHEKLWTALKQLYPVSVDWDDLMEDGDLDAAGLREALLQDARRAYDNREAEINALVGPEGMRTLEHQVMLTVLDRKWREHLYEMDYLKQGIGMRALAQRDPLIEYQREGFDMFRAMLDSLKEEAVGFLFNLQVERAEAPPAEEAAALPTGVAAGNGQAAEGRHARPAPPQPPTTDTESVPAALRGKGLGGGGQPTGVTLSGPGEDGEVESHADGGAQAAGGGSGSRRDRRAAQRDAQKKGKKGPRR; this is translated from the coding sequence GAGATGAAGACCGGTGAGGGCAAGACGCTCACCTGCGTCCTCCCGGCGTACCTCAACGCCATCCCCGGCAAGGGCGTCCACGTCGTCACGACGAACGACTACCTGGCCAAGCGCGACTCGGAGTGGATGGGCCGCATCCACCGCTTCCTCGGCCTCGAGGTCGGCGTGATCCTCTCCGAGCAGCAGCCGGACGTCCGGCGCAGCCAGTACAACGCCGACATCACCTACGGCACGAACAACGAGTTCGGCTTCGACTACCTGCGCGACAACATGGCGTGGAGCCTCGACGACTGCGTGCAGCGCGGGCACAACTTCGCCGTGGTCGACGAGGTGGACTCGATCCTCATCGACGAGGCGCGGACGCCGCTGATCATCTCGGGCCCGGCGGACCAGTCGTCGCGCTGGTACGTCGAGTTCGCCCGGCTCGCGCCGCTGATGCAGGGCATCGACACCACCACGATGGGGTCGCGCGAGCGCACCGAGAAGACGAACCTGATCAACTCGAAGTACCACTACGAGGTCGACCAGCGGAAGCGCACCGTCGCCGTCACCGAGAAGGGCGTCCGGTTCGTCGAGGACCAGCTCGGCATCGAGAACCTCTACGAAGCCGCGAACACCCCGCTGGTCGGGTACCTGAACAACGCGCTGAAGGTCCAGGAGCTCTTCCACAAGGACAAGGACTACATCGTCCGCAACGGCGAAGTCATGATCGTCGACGAGTTCACCGGGCGCATCCTGGTCGGCCGCCGCTACAACGAGGGCATGCACCAGGCGATCGAGGCGAAGGAAAAGGTCGAGATCAAGGCCGAGAACCAGACCCTCGCGACGATCACGCTGCAGAACTACTTCCGGCTGTACGAAAAGCTTTCCGGCATGACCGGTACGGCCGAGACCGAAGCCGCGGAGTTCCACCAGACCTACAAGCTGGGTGTGGTGCCGATCCCGACGAACCGGCCGATGATCCGCGTCGACCAGGCGGACCTGATCTACAAGACCGAGCAGGCCAAGTTCGAGGCCGTCGCCGAGGACATCGCCGAGCGGCACGAGAAGGGCCAGCCGGTCCTGGTCGGCACGACCAGCGTCGAGAAGTCCGAGCACCTGTCGAAGCTGCTGGTGAAGCTGAGCGTGCCGCACGAGGTGCTGAACGCGAAGCACCACGACCGGGAGGCGCTGATCGTCGCGCGCGCCGGCCAGAAGGGCGCCGTCACGGTCGCCACGAACATGGCCGGTCGCGGTACCGACATCGTGCTGGGCGGCAACCCCGACCTCATCGCCGACCAGGTGCTGCGCGAGCGCGGCCTGGACCCGGTCGAGCACTCCGAGGAGTACGAGGCCGCGTGGCCCGAGGTCCTCGAGCAGGTCAAGGCCGAGTCGAAGGCCGAGGGCGAAGAGGTCCGCGAGGCGGGCGGCCTGTACGTGCTGGGCACCGAGCGGCACGAGTCGCGCCGCATCGACAACCAGCTGCGCGGCCGGTCCGGCCGTCAGGGCGACCCGGGCGAGTCCCGCTTCTACCTCTCGCTCGGTGACGAGCTCATGCGCCGCTTCAACGCGACCATGGTCGAGCGCGTCATGACGACCATGCGGCTGCCCGACGACGTGCCGATCGAGCACAAGATGGTCTCCAAGGCCATCAAGAGCGCGCAGACCCAGGTCGAGCAGATCAACATGGAGCAGCGCAAGGACGTCCTCAAGTACGACGAGGTCATGAACGAGCAGCGCAAGGTGATCTACGCCGAGCGCCACCGCGTGCTGGCCGGCGAGAACCTGCGCGACCAGATCGAGGGCATGCTCGAGGACGTCGTCAACGCCTATGTGGACGGTGCGACCGCCAACGGCTACGCCGAGGACTGGGACCACGAGAAGCTGTGGACGGCGCTGAAGCAGCTGTACCCGGTCAGCGTCGACTGGGACGACCTGATGGAGGACGGTGACCTCGACGCGGCCGGCCTGCGCGAGGCCCTGCTCCAGGACGCCCGCCGCGCCTACGACAACCGCGAGGCGGAGATCAACGCGCTCGTCGGGCCGGAGGGCATGCGGACCCTGGAGCACCAGGTGATGCTGACGGTCCTCGACCGCAAGTGGCGTGAGCACCTCTACGAGATGGACTACCTCAAGCAGGGCATCGGCATGCGGGCGCTCGCGCAGCGCGACCCGCTGATCGAGTACCAGCGCGAGGGCTTCGACATGTTCCGCGCGATGCTCGACTCGCTGAAGGAGGAGGCCGTCGGCTTCCTGTTCAACCTGCAGGTCGAGCGGGCCGAGGCGCCGCCGGCGGAGGAAGCCGCGGCGCTGCCGACGGGCGTTGCCGCCGGCAACGGCCAGGCGGCCGAAGGCCGGCACGCGCGGCCGGCGCCGCCGCAGCCGCCGACGACCGACACCGAGTCCGTCCCGGCCGCGCTGCGCGGCAAGGGCCTCGGCGGCGGTGGCCAGCCGACGGGCGTGACGCTGTCCGGTCCGGGCGAGGACGGCGAGGTCGAGTCCCACGCCGACGGTGGCGCGCAGGCCGCGGGCGGCGGGAGCGGCAGCCGCCGGGATCGCCGCGCCGCGCAGCGCGACGCGCAGAAGAAGGGCAAGAAGGGCCCGCGTCGCTGA